The Roseomonas haemaphysalidis genome segment CTTGCAGGCCCGTCAGCGTCAGGGACTGGAACACCGGGTCCAGCCAGGTGGCGAGTTGCGGCTGCGCCTCGGCCACCGGGGCCCGCACGGTGGGGGCGGGCTGGTAGACCATCTGCGCGCCCTTGGGGTCGGCCAGCACCAGCAGGTCCAGGGCGGCGATGGCGCCGTCGGTGCCGTAGACCATGGCGGCGTTGACGCCGTTCAGCTTTTCGGCGGCGGCGCGCATGGTCACCGCCGTGTCGCCGCCGGACAGCACCAGCAGGTTGGCCGGCGCCAGCTTGAAGCCGTAGGTGGACTGGAAGGCCGGCAGCGCGGCAGGGCTTTCCACGAATTCGGCCGAGGCCGCCAGCTTGAAGCCGGTCCAGCCGCCGTTCACCAGCCGCGCCAAGTCTTCCAGGCTGGCCAGCGTTTGCCCGGCGGGCGCGGAATCCTTGCGGATGGCGATGGCCCAGGTGTTGTTCGCGCTGGCCGGCTTCAGCCAAACCACCTTGTTGCGCTCGGCATCCAGCGCACGGACCTTTTCGTAGGCCTGTGCCGGGTCACGCCAGGCGGGGTCGCTTTCCTGGTTGAAGAAGAAGGCGCCGTTGCCGGTGTATTCCGGGTAGATGTCCACCTCGCCGGCCAGCAGCGCGCCGCGCACGATGCGCGTAGGGCCCAGCTGCAGGCGGCGGGACACGGACACGCGGTTGGCTTCCAGCACCTGGGCGATCATCTCGCCCAGCAGCGCGCTTTCCGTATCCAGCTTGGAAGACACGGTGACGGCGCGCCCCTGCGCGACAGCGAAGCGCGGCAAAGTGGCGGCCAGCGCCAAGCCGGCAGTGGCCTGCAGCAGAACGCGACGGGAAAGAATGTTGGGCATGGGCCGGCTCTCCGCGAAACAGTGCCGGCGGTTGCCCCCGCAAGCCGGGGCATGAACGCAGGCGCCGGCGAGTCGTTGCAAGGACGGCGGGCGAGGACGCGAATCGTGCTGGAGACGCGGGCGGCATGCTTCCGTGGCGGCACGCCGCGGGGCAGCAGGCAAAGCGGCCGCTCCCCGGCCGTTTCCGCTACTCCTCGGCCGCGAAGGCCGCCGCTGCGCCGAACAGCCCCGGCTGGGGGTGGCCCGCCAGCCGCACGGGGATGGATTGCATCATCGCCTCGAACCGCCCCTTGGCCGCGAAGCGCGCGGCAAAGCCGGACCGCGGCAGCACCGCATCGATGCGCGGGCTGATGCCGCCGGCCAGCACCACGGCGTTGGCGCCCTGGGCCAGTGCCAGGTCGCCCGCCACGGCGCCGAAGCAACGGCAGAAATGGTCCAGCGCCGCCATGGCCAGCGGTTCGGTGCCGGCCAGGGCCGCGTCCCACACCGCGCGGTCGCCGCGCGGCGCGGCCTGGATGCCCTGCTCGTCCAGCAGCGTCTCGTAGATCGCCAGCAGGCCGGGGCCGGACACCACGCGCTCGGCCGACACGCGGCCAAAGCGGGCGCGCAGCCGGTGCGCCAGGCGGTCCTCGAAGGCATCGGTCGGCACAAAGCCGGCATGGCCGCCTTCGGTGGGGATCACCCGTGCTGAGCCGCCCCGCTTCACCACCATGGCGACGCCGAGGCCGGTGCCGGGGCCGATCACGGTGAACACGCCATCCTCCGGCATCGGCCCGGCGGGGCCGCACACGGGGGTCAGGTGGTCCGGCGCCGCCTGCGCCACGGCATGGCCCACGGCGGCGAAGTCGTTCAGCAGGATGCAGCGGTCCACGTCCAGCTCGGCGGCCAGCGTGTCGGTATGCAGCGTCCAGGGGTTGTTGGTCAGTTGCAGCGCCCCGGGGCTGACCGGGCAGGCCACGGCCAGCGCCGCCTGCCGCGGCAGGACGCGCCCTGCGGTCCTGGCGAACGCGGCCCAGGCGGCGGCAAGGCCCGCATGGTCGGCGGTGCGCAGCACCACGGCCTCGCCCAGGCGCGCCACGCGGCGGCCGCTCAGCTCCGCCAGCGCGAAGCGGGCATGGGTGCCGCCGATATCCACCACCACGATCTCGCTCATCCGCCGCTCCCCACCTGCCGGGCCACGCGCCTAGCAGAGCCGGGCGGCGTCCGCCACTTTCCATCCACCCCGCCCGCCCGCATGCTGCGCCACCACCGCCAGCGAGTGCCTTTCCCCATGGTTTCCCGCATTCTGCCCGTGCAGCCCTTCGACTACGTGGTGTTCGGCGCCACCGGCGACCTGACCATGCGCAAGCTGCTGCCGGCGCTGTACAGCCGCTTTCGCGACGGGCAGTTCGGCACCGACAGCCGCGTGATCGCCGCCGCGCGCAGCGAGATGGACACGGCCGAATACCGTGAGCGCGCCGAGGCCGCGCTGCGCGCACATATCCCCGGCCACGACCGCACCGACCAGAGCGTGGCCGCCTTTCTGGCGCTGCTGAGCTACGCGGCGGTGGACGGCGCGGGCGAGGACGGCTGGGCCGCTCTGCTCGCCACCCTGGCGGAGCGCGAAGGGCAGGTGCGGGTGTTCTACCTGGCCACGGCGCCGGCGCTGTACGGCAGCATCTGCGAGCGGCTGGCGGCGCATGGCGCGATCGACGGGCGGTCCCGCGTGGTGCTGGAAAAGCCGCTGGGGCACGACCTCGCCTCGGCGCGTGCCATCAACACCGCGGTGGGCGCCGTGGTGCCGGAAGCGCAGATCTTCCGCATCGACCACTACCTGGGCAAGGAAACGGTGCAGAACCTGCTGGCGCTGCGCTTCGCCAACCCGATCTTCGAGCGGCTGTGGAACGCCGACGTCATCGACCATGTGCAGATCACGGTGGCCGAGACGGTGGGGGTGGAGCAGAGGGCCGGCTACTACGATACCTCCGGCGCTTTGCGCGACATGGTGCAGAACCACATCCTGCAGCTGCTGTGCCTGCTGGCCATGGAGCCGCCCGCCTCGCTGGACGCGGACGCGGTGCGCGACGAGAAGCTCAAGGTGCTGCGCGCGCTGCGGCGCATCCGCCCGGGCGAGGTCGCGGCGCAGTCGGTGCGCGGGCAATACGTGGCGGGCGCCGTGGGCAGCCAGCCGGTGCCGGGCTACCTGACCGAGCTCGCCGCCCAGGGCGGCAGCGGCGGCAGCACCACGGAAACCTTTTTCGCCATGCGCGCGCAGGTGGACAGCTTCCGCTGGGCCGGCGTGCCCTTCTACCTCCGCACCGGCAAGCGGCTGCCGCGCAAGGTCAGCGAGATCGTGGTGCAGTTCCGCACGCCCCCCTTCTCGCTGTTCCCGGCCGGGGCGCATGGCCCGTCGGAGCCCAACCGCCTGCTGATCCGCCTGCAGCCGCAGGAAGGCATGCGGCTGGAGATGATGACCAAGGACCCCGGCCCCGGCGGGCTGCGGCTGCGCCCCACCGGGCTCGACATCTCCTTCGAGGAAACCTTCGGCCAGCGCTTTCCCGATGCCTATGAGCGGCTGCTGATGGACGTGGTGCGCGGCAACCAGACCCTGTTCATGCGGCGCGACGAGGTGGAGGCGGCCTGGGACTGGGTGCAGCCGCTGCTGGATTCCTGGGCCGACAGCGCCGAGCCCCCCCGCCCCTACGCCGCCGGCGCCTGGGGCCCCACCGCCGCGATCGCGCTGATCGAGCGCGACGGGCGCACCTGGTACGAATAGCGCACCCCCGCCCCTGGCATTCCGCAGTGGTGGACGGCGCAAACGATCGCTAAAGGCGGGCGTTCACGTCTTATCACTGCCGCGAAAGCCCTGCACATGTACACGCTCGAGATCGGTGGCCAGCCCACCGCCATCATGAACGCCGACGAGGCCGATGCCCGCGCCATTCTGGAGGCCGACGGCTTTCTGGACGACCTCAAGACCCTGACCACCGAGGGCAAGCCCATCTGGGACGGCAAGGCTCCGCTCAACCTGCGCGCCTCCACCGAGGACGAAGTGGCCGAGTTCGAGGCCAGCGAGGACGAGGACGAGGAGGAAGAAGAGGACGAGGACTCCGCCACCGTCCTGTTCCTGGTTCCGCTGGACGACGACGAGGAAGACGAGGACGACGAAGAGGCCTGAGGCCCCGTCCGGGGAAAGCCACCGGCTTTCCCCCTCCACGCCTGCTGTCGTGGGGCATCCGCTGAAATAGCGGTCCCCCGGCATTCCGCCCCTTGTGGCGGGGGCGGCGCGATCCCAGCTTTCTGTCAGCAGCAACAACAGAAAGGAGGTGATCTAGTGTCTCATTGTTTGACGTCGGCCCCCGTGGCCCAGGCCTGGATCTCTCTGTCCCTCGCGCCGGCTTGCGCGCGCTGAGATAGGCCCCGCCGGCGCTTGGCGCCGGCCGGTACCAGGCCGGGTCCCACAGGGCCCACAGACAATGCCTGAACGACGGAAGGCCCCGGGGATCGCTCCCCGGGGCCTTCTTCATGTCCGGCCATCCCGGCGGTGCCGGGACCGCGGGATCAGCCCAGGCGGGACTTGAGGTCCTTGGCGGGCTTGAACTTCACGGACTTGCTGGCCGCGATGTCCACTTCCTCGCCCGTGGCGGGGTTGCGGCCCTTGCGGGCGGCGCGCTCGCTGATGGCGAAGCTGCCGAAGCCGGCCAGACGGACCTCGCGGCCCTCGCCCAGCGCGTCGCCCAGGCTGGTCAGCATCGCCTTCAGGGCGGCGTCGGCCTGGTTCTTGGGCAGGCTGGTGGCCGTCGCCACGGCGTCGATCAGGTCCTGGCGGCTCATCGGGCGGTTTTGATCGCTCAAAGGAATTCTCCAACTCATAGAAGCGCGGCAGCAAGGACACGGCTCGGGGGGCGCGGTCAAGACGGCTGCCGCGCTTTCCCCGCCTGCACGCCCCGGTTGTGACCGGAAATCGTCATCTGCATGCCATGCAAGCGTCACCGAACCCCAACAGGAAGGTCACGCAACCCGGTTAAGCAGCCGCCCCATGACGGAATTCACTGGGCATCCACCGCCGGGCGGCATCCACATCCGCGCCGTGGAAAAGCGTTTCGGCCACACGCAGGTGCTGCGCGGCGTGTCGCTGGACATCGCGGCGGGCGAGTTCGTGGCCCTGGTCGGGCCGTCCGGCTGCGGCAAGACCACCCTGATGCGCATCGTTGCCGGCATCGAGCAGGCGGATGCCGGCTCTGTCGCGATCGGCGACCGGGACGTGACGCGGCTGCGCCCGGGCGACCGGGACGTGGCCATGGTGTTCCAGTCCTATGCCCTCTACCCGCACCTGACGGTGGCCGAGAACATCCGAGTGCCGCTGGCGCTGCGCCGGCTGAACGCGTGGCAGCGGCTGCCGCTGCTGGGCGGCTGGATGCCAGGCGCCGCCGATGAGGGCCACCGCATGGACCAGGAGGTGCGCCGCGCGGCCGAGGCGCTGGGCCTGCGCGCCCTGCTGGACCGCCGCCCGGCGCAGCTTTCCGGCGGCCAGCGGCAGCGCGTGGCGCTGGCCCGCGCCATTGTGCGCCGCCCGGCGGCCTTTCTGATGGACGAGCCGCTGTCCAATCTCGACGCCAGCCTGCGGGTGCAGACGCGGCGCGAGATCGTGGACATCCACCGCCAAGCCGGCGCCGCCACCCTCTACGTCACGCACGACCAGTCCGAGGCCCTGACCATGGCCGACCGCGTGGCGGTGATGCAGGGCGGCGAGCTGCTGCAGGTGGCGACGCCCGAGGCCATCTACGCCGACCCGGCCGACCTGCGGGTCGCCACCTTTATCGGCTCGCCCCGCATCAACACCCTGCCGGCCGAGGCGGGGACGGACGGCATGGTGCGCGTCGGCGGCCATCCGGTGGGGCTTTGGGGCGCCCGTCCCGGCCCGCTGACGCTGGCGATCCGCCCCGAGGACCTGCTGCCCGCCGCCACCGGCCTGCCGGCACGGGCCGAGGCACTGGAGTTCCTGGGCGAGAGCCTGCTGCTGCATGCCCGCCACGAGGCCACCGGCACCCCCCTGGTGCTGCGCCTGCCGCCCGAGATGCGGCCGGACCTGCCGCCCGGCGGCAGCGCCTTCGCCCTGCAGTTCGACACCAGCCGCGCGCTGCTGTTCGGGCCGGAAGGCCACCGCGTCGGCGCCAGCGTGTTATCGGGGATGCACGCCCTTGTCTGACATGGCCTTGACGCGCGCCGCCCGCGCGCCCTGGGGCGAGGCGGCGGCGGCCTGGATGCTGTCCGCCCCCGCCGTGCTGGCCTATGTCCTGATGCTGGCGCTGCCGACCCTGGCCACCGTGCTGCTGGCCTTCACCGACTTCGAGCTCGGGGCCACGGGCTTCCGCTGGATCGGCCTCGACAACTTCGCCGAGATGCTGAGCGACCGCGGCTTCGGCATCTCGCTGCGCAACACGCTGATCTATGTGGGGCTGGTGACGCCGGGCTCCATCGCCGGCGCGCTGGCACTGGCGCTGCTGATCGAGGCGGGGCTGCGCGGGCGCACGCTGTTCCGCGCCGTGTTCTTTCTGCCCGTCGTCTCGCTCACCGTCGCGATGGCCGCCGCCTGGCAATACCTGCTGCACCCGACCATCGGCCCGTTGAACGCCATGCTGCGGCTGGCGGGGCTGGGCGCGCCGGAATGGCTTTCTTCCAGCTCCACCGTGCTGGTTTCCCTGGCGGCGATCGGCATCTGGGAGAACCTGGGGTTCAACCTGGTGCTGTTCCTGGCGGGGCTGACCGCCATCCCGCGCGAGTTGTACGCGGCGGCCGAGGTGGACGGCGCGCGCAGCGCCTGGGACCGCTTCCGGCTGGTCACCTGGCCGATGCTGGGGCCGACCACGCTGTTCGTGCTGACCATCACCATGATCCGCGCGGTGCGGGTGTTCGACACGGTGGCGGTGCTGACCCAGGGCGGGCCGAACAAGGCGTCGCAGGTGCTGCTCTACACCATGTACGAGGAAGGCTTCACCTACTTCCGCCTTGGCTATTCGGCGGCCGTGACGCTGGTGTTCCTTGCCATCGTGCTGGCCATCATGTGGCTGCAAACCCAGCTTCTCGACAAGCGGGTCCATTATGTCTGAACCCCGCCCCCCCCTGCTGCGCGATGCGCCGCGGCTGGCGCTGCTGGCGCTGGCCGGCGTCATCATGCTGATGCCCTACATCTGGATGGTCGCCGCCAGCATGAAGCCGCTGGACGAGATCTTCCGGGCCTCGCTCTCGCTTTGGCCGGAACGGTTCTTCGCCATCGAGAATTACGGCAAGGTCTTCGCCACGATCCCCGTCGGCCGCTACCTGTGGAACGGCCTCGTCGTCTGCGGCGGCATCCTGTTCTTCCAGCTGCTGTTCGCCGTGCCCGCCGGCTACGCGCTCGCGAAGCTGCGGTTCCCCGGCAAGGACCTTGTGTTCGGCGCGGTGATGCTGGGGCTGTTGGTGCCGCCGCATGTGCAGGCGCTGCCGCTCTACGTCGCCTTCAGCCAGGTGGGGCTGCTCAACAGCTACACCGCGCTGATCGCACCCTTCACCATCTCCGTCTTCGCCATCTTCCTGTTCCGCCAGTTCTTCCGCTCGCTGCCGGACGACCTGATCCACGCGGCGCGGCTGGACGGCTTCTCGGAACTCGCCATCGTCTGGCGCGTGGTGCTGCCCAATGCCTGGCCCGCCGCCACCGCCTTCGCCATCTTCTCCGTCGTCGCCCATTGGAACGACCTGTTCTGGCCGCTGATCGTCGTCAACGGCACGGACTACGCGACCCCCGCCCTCGGCGTGCTGTTTTTCCGCTCGGCCGAGGCGGGCGACGACTTCGGCGCGTTGATGGCGGCCGCCGTCATCATGACCGCCCCCCTCGTGATCGCCTTCCTGCTGGCGCAGCGCCGCTTTGTCGAAGGCATCGCCACCACCGGCCTCAAAGGTTGAACCTCTCCATGACCCAGCTGTCCCGCCGCGCGGCGCTCGCGCTGCCCGCCGCCCTCGCGCTCCCGGCGCTGGCGCGCGCCCAGTCCGCCGCCACCGAGATCACGGTCCACTACGCGCAGCCCAACATCTACAAGGAAAGCTACGACGCCATCCTCGCCGGCTTCAACAAGCGCGAGCCCGGCATCCGCGTGAACTTCGTCACCACGCCGAACTACGAGGAAGGCGCGCAGCTTCTGTTGCGCCAGGCCGCCACCAACCAGCTGCCGGACCTGTCCTACCAGGGCTTCAACCGGCTGCGCATGTTCGCTGAGCGCGGCGTCGCGCAGGACCTCCTGCCGCTGCTGAAGCAGGAGGCGGCCGACCCGGCGACGCTGGGTTATTCCGAGAACCTCCTGAAGCTAGCTTACTTCGGCAACATGCAGGCCGGCCTCGCCTACGCCGCCTCCAACCCCATCTGCTACTACAACGCCGACCTCGTGAAGCGTGCCGGCGGCGACCCGGACAACTTCCCGAAGGACTGGGACGGCGTGCTGGCGCTGGCCGCGAAGATCGACGCGCTGGGCGATGGCGTCGACGGCCTGTGGTACACCTGGAACGGCGACGACTGGATGTTCTCCGCGCTGCTGTTCGGCCATGGCGGCCGCATGCTCAACGAGAACGAGACGGACGTGGCCTTTGCCGGCCCCGAGGGCATGGCGTCGCTGAAGCTGCTGGAGCGCATGGTCAAGCAGGCCGGCATGCCGAACCTGACCGCCGTGGCCGCGCGCCAGGCCTTTGCCGCGGGCAAGATCGGCATGTTGTTCCAGACCACGGCGCTGGTGCGCGGCACCGCCGCCGCGGTGGGCAACAATTTCGTTCTCCGCACCACCGGCATGCCGGTGATCGACGCCGAGCGCGGCCGCCTGCCCACCGGCGGCGCCGCCGGCATGCTGACCGCCAAGGACCCCGCGAAGCGCGCGGCGGCCATGAAGTTCCTGCGTTATTCCACCGGCCCCGAAGGGCAGGCGATGATGGTCAAGGCCAGCGGCTACCTGCCCTGCAACCAGATCGCCATCGACGACCCGCAGTACCTGGGCGAATTCTACCGGGAAAACCCGCTGTTCGTGGCCTCCGTCAAGCAGCTCCCGATCAGCATCCCCTGGTATGCCTTTCCCGGCACCAACAGCGTGCGCGTGACGCAGACCATGGTCGACAACATGGCGCGCATCGTGGAAAGCCGTGCGACGCCGGAGCAGGTACTGCCCGAGATGGCCGCCGAGATCCGCCGCCTCCTGCCGCGCCGGAGCTGAGCACCATGGCCTTCCGCATTGCCCAGATCACCGACACCCACCTGTCGGAGCGCCACGCCGGCTTTTCCGCCAACTTCGACGCGCTGGCCGAGCATCTCCGCGAATCCGCGCCCGACCTGGTGGTGCATACCGGCGACGTGTCGGCGCATGGCGAGCTGGCGATCGATGACCTGCTGTTCGCCCGCCGCAAGATGGACGCGCTGGGCCTGCCGTGGCGCGCCATTCCCGGCAACCACGACGTCGGCAACGACCCCGGCCTCGGCAACACGCCGGCCGATGCCGAGCGGCTGTCGCGCTGGCGCGCGGCCTTCGGCGCCGATCGCTTCGTGCTGGACGTGCCGGGCTGGCGGCTGATCGGACTGGACACGCTGATCACCACCACCGACCTGCCGGACGCGGACGAGCAGTTCGCCGACCTGGCCGACGCCCTGGCTTCCGCCGGCCCGCGCGCCATCGGCCTGTTTCTGCACAAGCCGCTGTGCGAGGAAACGGTGACGGAAAGCGTCGTCACCTACTGGTCCGTGCAGCCCGGGCCGCGCCGGCGGATGCTGGACCTGCTGCACGCCTTTCGCCCCGCCTTTGTCGCGTCCGGCCACGTGCACCAGTGGCGCGACCGGGGCGTGTCGGAAGGGCTGCGGCAGATCTGGGCGCCGGCGGCGGCCTTCGTCGTCGGCGACACCTGGCAGCACCGCGCCGCCGGCGGCGCCAAGCCGGTGGGCTATGTGGAGCACCTGCTGCACGAGGACGGCCGCCACGAATGCCGGCTGGTCGAGCCGGCGGGCATGCAGGCCCATGACCTGGGCGAGATGCCGGGGATCTACGCGCCCATGCAGCCGGTGGTCGCCACCGCGGCGGAATGAGGCTCGGCGGGCCTCAGGGCCCGCCTCCCCCATCCGCCACTCAACGCGCCGGCGTGGTGCCCGCGCCGCCCGGCATCGCCATCGGGCTGTAGCCCTGCGGCACGGTGAGGCGGGTGGCCTCCACCGGGGCATAGGTCACCTGCGTGGCTTCCATCACCGTCATGGGGGTGCCGTTCGGCGGCGTGGTGACGGCGCGCAGCAGCACGCCGTCCTCGGTGATGCAGGAAGTTCCCCGGCCCTGGCCGGCGGTCACGTCCCACTCCGTGCAGGCCAGCCCGGCGACCGTGGCGGTGCCCTTGCGCGTGAAGGTGGCGCCGGGCGGCACGCCCTGGGTCATGGCGCCCACCGTCGCGGGGGGCATCGCCATGGTGGCGCGCTGCGCATCCATCACCATCACCGCCGTGTTGGCTTTCCGGTCGATCAGCATCCATCCCATGTTGCCCGGCGGGTCGATGCGCTGCTTGCCTTCGCTGACGGAAAAGGCCATCCGCATTTCCTGCGGGGCGGCCGGCGCACCACCCGCCGCCGGAGCGTTCATGCGGTAGGTGACGCTGACATCGCGGGTGGGCTGCAGGTGGGCCGGCTGGGCCAGCGCGGGCAGCGCGGCGAGCAGCAGCACCGCCGTGGGGGTCATGACGCGCAGCATGCGGTTCCTCCTGTTTTCTTGGAAGCCGAACCTGGACCGGACGCCGGGGGCTGTCCATGCCCGCCGCGCGCCCTTTATCCGGCGATCAGGATGTAGCGCATGCGGATGCGAAGGGTCATCGTGTCGCCCTGCATCTCCGGGGTGAAGCGCGGCACCATCTGGCCCCGGAACACCGACAATGCACCGATGTCCAGCAGGCGCGAGCCGGAGGTGGTGCGCAGCACCGCGGACCGCACCTCGCCGCTGCGCGCCACCACGATCTCCAGCACCGCCATGCCGCTTTCGCCGTTCCGCCCTGCCTCGGGCGGATAATAGATGTGGTTCTGTCCCCATTCGTGAAACGCGCCCAGCCAGCCGCCGGTCGGCGCCGTGCCGGCCACGTGCTCCACGCTGCTGCTGATGCCGGGGGCGGCCGGGCGCGCACGGCTTTCCGGCACCCGGCCCATGCTGAGGTCGATGCTGCCCGGCGGCATGCGCTGGCGCGGCGTGCCCCCACCTGGCGGCGCGAAGGCGATGGACGGCTGGCGGCTGAGGTCCAGCGTGCCGGGAAAGGGCGGGCGCGGCGCGGCGCGGGGGGCCTCGGCGGGTGGCTGTGGCGGCGGGCGCGGGCGCAGCGGCAAGGCCAGCTCGGTGCGGTCGGCCGGCGGCAGCCCCGGCAAAGGTTCCAGCGGCGGTGGTTCGGCCTGGGCTGGCTCGGGCGGCGCCGGCTCGGGCAAGGGCGGCGGGGCCTCGGCGACCGGCGGGGGCAGCGGCGGCGGCGGCACAGGGGGTGACACGGGGGGCGACACGGGCAGCGGCGGGGCGGCGGCCAGCGGGCCGGGCGTGGGTGACGGCGGGCCGGGCAAGGGCGGCGCATCGGGCGGCACCGGCAAGGGGGGCGCCGGGTCGGGGTCGCCCGGCGGCGGGGCCGGCGCGGTGTCCGGCGCGTCCGGCAGGGGCGGCGCGTCGCTGCCGGCGGTTTCGAACACCACCGGCACGCCCTCGGCCGCGCCGGGCGAGCCCAGCTCGCGCTGCGGCGGCGCCAGCAGAAACAAGAGGCCGGCCATCAGGTGCAGCAGCGCCGAGCCCGCGATCCAGGCCCACAACCGCCGGCGGCGCGGCGCGCGCGCGGGGCGCGGCAGCGGAACGGGCTTGGGCGGGGGCGGCGGGATGTGCAGGACGGCACCTCGGGGCGATGGAAAGCCTCCCTAGCACGGGGCCGCACGGGCCGCGCGTATCGTCCTGTTTTGGAATCGGCCGGGCTGCCCTACCCCCGCGCACCCCACCGTTGCGCAACCGCCTGTTCCTTCGGGCGGGCGAAATGTTCTACACGGTCGCCCATGACCGTCCTCGCCATCCGTGACCTGACCATCCGCATCGCCGGCCGCCCGCTGCTGGAGAACGCCGACCTGATGGTCGATCCCGGCCGCAAGATCGGCCTCGTCGGCCGCAACGGCGCCGGCAAGTCCACCCTGCTGCGCGCCATCACCGGCCAGCTGCAGGCGGACGGCGGCGAGATCCGCCTGGCCGCCCGCGCCCGCATGACCCATGTGGCGCAGGAAGCCCCCGGCGGCCCCACCAGCCTGATCGACACCGTGCTGGCCGCCGACACCGAGCGCGCCAGCCTGATGGCAGAGCTCGACACCGCCACCGACGGCACCCGCCTGGCCGAGATCCACGAGCGGCTGATCGCCATCCAGGCGGACAGCGCTCCCGCCCGCGCCGCCATCGTGCTGTCGGGCCTGGGCTTCGACGCGGCGGCGCAGCAGCGGCCGGTCAGCGAGTTTTCCGGCGGCTGGCGCATGCGCGTGGCGCTAGCCTCCGCGCTGTTCCTGGAACCCGACATCCTCTTGCTGGACGAGCCGACCAACCACCTGGACCTGGAAGCCACCATCTGGCTGGAAGGCTGGCTCACGCGCTTTTCCGGCGCCGTGCTGGTGGTCAGCCACGACCGCGGGCTGCTGGAGCGCTGCGTCGATGCCATCGCGCATCTCGACCAGAACAAGATCACCCTCTACCCCGGCGCCTACGACAACTTCGTGCGGGTGCGGACCGAGCGCGCGGCGCAGCAGCAGGCGGCCAACGTCAAGGTGGCGGCGCAGCGCGCCCACATGCAGGCCTTCGTGGACCGCTTCAAGGCGCAGGCTAGCAAGGCCCGCCAGGCGCAGAGCCGCATCAAGGCGCTGGAGAAGCTGCCGCAGATCGAGTCCGTGATCGAGGACCACGTCACCCGCTTCGCCTTTCCCGAACCCGCCGAGCTGCCGCCGCCGATCCTGGCGCTCGCCCGCGCCGATGTCGGCTACGACGGCCGCACCATCCTGGGCAACCTGGACCTGCGCCTGGACCAGGAGGACCGCATCGCCCTGCTCGGCGCCAACGGCAACGGCAAGTCCACGCTCGCCAAGCTGCTGGCCGGCCGCCTGGAAGCGAGCCGGGGCGAGGTGAAGCGCACGCCGCGCCTGAAGGTCGGCTACTTCGCGCAGCACCAGACCGACGAGCTGGACCTGAACGGCACGCCGCTGTCCCACATGCAGGCCGCACTCGGCAATAAGGCGACCGAAACGCAGTGCCGCGCGCAGCTCGCGCGCTTCGGCCTGGATGTCGAGCGCGCGGTGACCAAGATCTCCTCGCTCTCGGGTGGCGAGAAGGGCCGCCTGCTGCTGGCGCTTTGCACGCGCGAAGCCCCACAGCTCCTGATCCTCGACGAGCCGACCAACCACCTGGACATCGACGCGCGCGAGGCGCTGGTGCGCGCGCTGGCCGACTACCGCGGCGCCGTGATCCTGATCACCCACGACCCGCACCTGGTGGAGCTGGCGGCCGATCGGCTGTGGCTGGTGGGCGAAGGCAAGGTGACGCCCTTCGACGGTGACCTCGACGACTACCGCGCCTACCTCTCCGACCGCACCCGCGCCGCGCGCGCCGCCAACGCCAAGGAAAAGCCGCGCGACGAACGCAAGGAACGTGCCGAGGCCCGCGCCGCCAGCAAGGCCGCCCTTGCGCCCTTGCGTGACCGCGTGGCGCAGATCGAGGCGGACATGGCGCGCATGGGCAAGGAAGCCGAGATCATCGCCAAGAAACTCGCGGACCCGGCGACCCACGCGCGCTTCAAGCCCTCCGACATCGCCAAGGTGTCGCAGCGCCACGGCTTCCTGACCAAACAGGTCAAGGTGCTGGAGGAGGAGTGGCTGTCACTGCAGGAACAGCTC includes the following:
- a CDS encoding carbohydrate ABC transporter permease; its protein translation is MALTRAARAPWGEAAAAWMLSAPAVLAYVLMLALPTLATVLLAFTDFELGATGFRWIGLDNFAEMLSDRGFGISLRNTLIYVGLVTPGSIAGALALALLIEAGLRGRTLFRAVFFLPVVSLTVAMAAAWQYLLHPTIGPLNAMLRLAGLGAPEWLSSSSTVLVSLAAIGIWENLGFNLVLFLAGLTAIPRELYAAAEVDGARSAWDRFRLVTWPMLGPTTLFVLTITMIRAVRVFDTVAVLTQGGPNKASQVLLYTMYEEGFTYFRLGYSAAVTLVFLAIVLAIMWLQTQLLDKRVHYV
- the glk gene encoding glucokinase — translated: MSEIVVVDIGGTHARFALAELSGRRVARLGEAVVLRTADHAGLAAAWAAFARTAGRVLPRQAALAVACPVSPGALQLTNNPWTLHTDTLAAELDVDRCILLNDFAAVGHAVAQAAPDHLTPVCGPAGPMPEDGVFTVIGPGTGLGVAMVVKRGGSARVIPTEGGHAGFVPTDAFEDRLAHRLRARFGRVSAERVVSGPGLLAIYETLLDEQGIQAAPRGDRAVWDAALAGTEPLAMAALDHFCRCFGAVAGDLALAQGANAVVLAGGISPRIDAVLPRSGFAARFAAKGRFEAMMQSIPVRLAGHPQPGLFGAAAAFAAEE
- a CDS encoding HU family DNA-binding protein is translated as MSWRIPLSDQNRPMSRQDLIDAVATATSLPKNQADAALKAMLTSLGDALGEGREVRLAGFGSFAISERAARKGRNPATGEEVDIAASKSVKFKPAKDLKSRLG
- a CDS encoding ABC transporter substrate-binding protein is translated as MPNILSRRVLLQATAGLALAATLPRFAVAQGRAVTVSSKLDTESALLGEMIAQVLEANRVSVSRRLQLGPTRIVRGALLAGEVDIYPEYTGNGAFFFNQESDPAWRDPAQAYEKVRALDAERNKVVWLKPASANNTWAIAIRKDSAPAGQTLASLEDLARLVNGGWTGFKLAASAEFVESPAALPAFQSTYGFKLAPANLLVLSGGDTAVTMRAAAEKLNGVNAAMVYGTDGAIAALDLLVLADPKGAQMVYQPAPTVRAPVAEAQPQLATWLDPVFQSLTLTGLQGLNARIVVEGQNARDVAKAHLRTLGIG
- a CDS encoding ABC transporter ATP-binding protein, yielding MTEFTGHPPPGGIHIRAVEKRFGHTQVLRGVSLDIAAGEFVALVGPSGCGKTTLMRIVAGIEQADAGSVAIGDRDVTRLRPGDRDVAMVFQSYALYPHLTVAENIRVPLALRRLNAWQRLPLLGGWMPGAADEGHRMDQEVRRAAEALGLRALLDRRPAQLSGGQRQRVALARAIVRRPAAFLMDEPLSNLDASLRVQTRREIVDIHRQAGAATLYVTHDQSEALTMADRVAVMQGGELLQVATPEAIYADPADLRVATFIGSPRINTLPAEAGTDGMVRVGGHPVGLWGARPGPLTLAIRPEDLLPAATGLPARAEALEFLGESLLLHARHEATGTPLVLRLPPEMRPDLPPGGSAFALQFDTSRALLFGPEGHRVGASVLSGMHALV
- the zwf gene encoding glucose-6-phosphate dehydrogenase, producing MVSRILPVQPFDYVVFGATGDLTMRKLLPALYSRFRDGQFGTDSRVIAAARSEMDTAEYRERAEAALRAHIPGHDRTDQSVAAFLALLSYAAVDGAGEDGWAALLATLAEREGQVRVFYLATAPALYGSICERLAAHGAIDGRSRVVLEKPLGHDLASARAINTAVGAVVPEAQIFRIDHYLGKETVQNLLALRFANPIFERLWNADVIDHVQITVAETVGVEQRAGYYDTSGALRDMVQNHILQLLCLLAMEPPASLDADAVRDEKLKVLRALRRIRPGEVAAQSVRGQYVAGAVGSQPVPGYLTELAAQGGSGGSTTETFFAMRAQVDSFRWAGVPFYLRTGKRLPRKVSEIVVQFRTPPFSLFPAGAHGPSEPNRLLIRLQPQEGMRLEMMTKDPGPGGLRLRPTGLDISFEETFGQRFPDAYERLLMDVVRGNQTLFMRRDEVEAAWDWVQPLLDSWADSAEPPRPYAAGAWGPTAAIALIERDGRTWYE